One segment of Cyprinus carpio isolate SPL01 chromosome B20, ASM1834038v1, whole genome shotgun sequence DNA contains the following:
- the LOC109113290 gene encoding cholesterol 24-hydroxylase-like isoform X2, with protein MISEWVLYVMFYLLSAVFSAFLAYCLYVHHIHQKYDHIPGPPRDSFLLGHTPTFSRAAKSDNLIQDLFLEWADKYGPVYRLNSFHYIVIEVHCPEATKTMLMSPKYLKDPFVYKRLFNLFGKRFLGTGLVTAADHDVWYRQRRIMDPAFSSTYLRSLMGTFNEMSERLMDHLEEIADTKTPVVMHDLVNCVTLDVICKAAFGVDLNLFKQTDSPFQRAIDQCLKGMVFYLRDPFFTLFPKNWKTVQQTKDAADLLRKTGEKWIQKRKTAIENGEDVPKDILTQILKTAEEENVNNTKDHEQMLDNFVTFFIAGQETTANQLSFAIMELGRHPEIYKRAKAEVDEILGTKRDISYEDLGKFTYLSQVLKETLRLYPTAPGTSRWLHEDMVINGLKIPGGCAVIFSSYVSQRLEKFFKDPLKFDPERFNVNAPKPYYCYYPFALGPRTCLGQVFSQMEAKVVLAKLLQRFEFSLVPGQSFDIKDTGTLRPKSGVICYIKHCS; from the exons ATGATCTCAGAATGGGTCTTATATGTGATGTTTTACCTGCTTTCTGCGGTTTTCTCTGCATTTCTTGCATATTGTCTGTATGTTCATCATATTCACCAGAAATATGATCATATACCTGGACCTCCAAGAGACAG TTTTCTGCTGGGGCATACACCTACTTTTTCCCGAGCGGCGAAATCGGATAACCTTATACAGGACTTATTTCTTGAGTG GGCAGATAAATATGGCCCTGTCTACAGGCTGAACAGTTTTCATTATATTGTGATTGAAGTCCATTGCCCCGAGGCTACAAAG ACTATGCTGATGTCACCTAAGTATCTCAAAGATCCCTTTGTCTACAAACGCCTCTTTAACTTGTTTGGAAAACG GTTTCTTGGAACCGGGTTAGTGACGGCTGCGGACCATGACGTCTGGTACAGGCAACGTCGTATCATGGACCCAGCTTTTAGCAGCAC ATACTTACGAAGCTTGATGGGCACTTTTAATGAGATGTCTGAGCGCCTGATGGACCATCTGGAGGAAATAGCCGACACTAAAACACCTGTCGTCATGCATGACCTGGTCAACTGTGTCACACTCGACGTCATTTGCAAG GCGGCGTTTGGTGTTGATTTAAATTTGTTCAAGCAAACTGACAGCCCCTTCCAGAGGGCAATAGATCAGTGTTTAAAGGGCATGGTATTCTACCTAAGAGACCCATTTTTTACA CTTTTTCCAAAGAATTGGAAGACTGTACAACAAACTAAAGATGCAGCTGATCTCCTGCGTAAAACGGGAGAGAAATGGATACAAAAAAGGAAGACAGCAATAGAAAATGGAGAAGACGTCCCCAAAGACATACTCACACAAATCCTCAAAACAGCAG AGGAGGAAAACGTTAATAACACAAAAGATCATGAGCAGATGTTGGACAATTTTGTGACTTTCTTCATTGCTG GGCAAGAGACAACAGCCAATCAGCTCTCATTTGCAATCATGGAATTAGGGAGACATCCTGAGATATATAAACG AGCTAAGGCAGAGGTGGATGAAATCCTTGGGACGAAAAGAGACATTTCATATGAAGATCTTGGAAAATTCACCTACTTGTCTCAG GTGTTGAAGGAAACGCTGCGTCTGTACCCAACTGCTCCAGGAACCAGTCGTTGGCTACATGAGGACATGGTTATAAATGGGCTGAAAATCCCAGGGGGCTGTGCTGTTATT TTCAGTTCTTATGTTTCTCAAAGACTGGAAAAGTTTTTTAAAGATCCACTGAAGTTTGATCCAGAGAGATTTAATGTGAATGCCCCAAAG CCTTATTACTGCTACTATCCATTTGCACTTGGTCCACGAACCTGTCTGGGGCAGGTCTTCTCACAG ATGGAGGCAAAAGTGGTGCTTGCCAAACTGCTTCAGAGATTTGAGTTCAGTCTGGTTCCTGGACAGTCTTTTGACATTAAAGACACGGGAACTCTACGGCCCAAGAGCGGAGTGATCTGCTACATTAAACACTGCTCATAG
- the LOC109113290 gene encoding cholesterol 24-hydroxylase-like isoform X1 has product MISEWVLYVMFYLLSAVFSAFLAYCLYVHHIHQKYDHIPGPPRDSFLLGHTPTFSRAAKSDNLIQDLFLEWADKYGPVYRLNSFHYIVIEVHCPEATKTMLMSPKYLKDPFVYKRLFNLFGKRFLGTGLVTAADHDVWYRQRRIMDPAFSSTYLRSLMGTFNEMSERLMDHLEEIADTKTPVVMHDLVNCVTLDVICKAAFGVDLNLFKQTDSPFQRAIDQCLKGMVFYLRDPFFTLFPKNWKTVQQTKDAADLLRKTGEKWIQKRKTAIENGEDVPKDILTQILKTAEEENVNNTKDHEQMLDNFVTFFIAGQETTANQLSFAIMELGRHPEIYKRAKAEVDEILGTKRDISYEDLGKFTYLSQVLKETLRLYPTAPGTSRWLHEDMVINGLKIPGGCAVIFSSYVSQRLEKFFKDPLKFDPERFNVNAPKPYYCYYPFALGPRTCLGQVFSQMEAKVVLAKLLQRFEFSLVPGQSFDIKDTGTLRPKSGVICYIKHCS; this is encoded by the exons ATGATCTCAGAATGGGTCTTATATGTGATGTTTTACCTGCTTTCTGCGGTTTTCTCTGCATTTCTTGCATATTGTCTGTATGTTCATCATATTCACCAGAAATATGATCATATACCTGGACCTCCAAGAGACAG TTTTCTGCTGGGGCATACACCTACTTTTTCCCGAGCGGCGAAATCGGATAACCTTATACAGGACTTATTTCTTGAGTG GGCAGATAAATATGGCCCTGTCTACAGGCTGAACAGTTTTCATTATATTGTGATTGAAGTCCATTGCCCCGAGGCTACAAAG ACTATGCTGATGTCACCTAAGTATCTCAAAGATCCCTTTGTCTACAAACGCCTCTTTAACTTGTTTGGAAAACG GTTTCTTGGAACCGGGTTAGTGACGGCTGCGGACCATGACGTCTGGTACAGGCAACGTCGTATCATGGACCCAGCTTTTAGCAGCAC ATACTTACGAAGCTTGATGGGCACTTTTAATGAGATGTCTGAGCGCCTGATGGACCATCTGGAGGAAATAGCCGACACTAAAACACCTGTCGTCATGCATGACCTGGTCAACTGTGTCACACTCGACGTCATTTGCAAG GCGGCGTTTGGTGTTGATTTAAATTTGTTCAAGCAAACTGACAGCCCCTTCCAGAGGGCAATAGATCAGTGTTTAAAGGGCATGGTATTCTACCTAAGAGACCCATTTTTTACA CTTTTTCCAAAGAATTGGAAGACTGTACAACAAACTAAAGATGCAGCTGATCTCCTGCGTAAAACGGGAGAGAAATGGATACAAAAAAGGAAGACAGCAATAGAAAATGGAGAAGACGTCCCCAAAGACATACTCACACAAATCCTCAAAACAGCAG AGGAGGAAAACGTTAATAACACAAAAGATCATGAGCAGATGTTGGACAATTTTGTGACTTTCTTCATTGCTG GGCAAGAGACAACAGCCAATCAGCTCTCATTTGCAATCATGGAATTAGGGAGACATCCTGAGATATATAAACG AGCTAAGGCAGAGGTGGATGAAATCCTTGGGACGAAAAGAGACATTTCATATGAAGATCTTGGAAAATTCACCTACTTGTCTCAG GTGTTGAAGGAAACGCTGCGTCTGTACCCAACTGCTCCAGGAACCAGTCGTTGGCTACATGAGGACATGGTTATAAATGGGCTGAAAATCCCAGGGGGCTGTGCTGTTATT TTCAGTTCTTATGTTTCTCAAAGACTGGAAAAGTTTTTTAAAGATCCACTGAAGTTTGATCCAGAGAGATTTAATGTGAATGCCCCAA AGCCTTATTACTGCTACTATCCATTTGCACTTGGTCCACGAACCTGTCTGGGGCAGGTCTTCTCACAG ATGGAGGCAAAAGTGGTGCTTGCCAAACTGCTTCAGAGATTTGAGTTCAGTCTGGTTCCTGGACAGTCTTTTGACATTAAAGACACGGGAACTCTACGGCCCAAGAGCGGAGTGATCTGCTACATTAAACACTGCTCATAG
- the LOC109113290 gene encoding cholesterol 24-hydroxylase-like isoform X3 produces MFIIFTRNMIIYLDLQETVFCWGIHLLFPERRNRITLYRTYFLSDKYGPVYRLNSFHYIVIEVHCPEATKTMLMSPKYLKDPFVYKRLFNLFGKRFLGTGLVTAADHDVWYRQRRIMDPAFSSTYLRSLMGTFNEMSERLMDHLEEIADTKTPVVMHDLVNCVTLDVICKAAFGVDLNLFKQTDSPFQRAIDQCLKGMVFYLRDPFFTLFPKNWKTVQQTKDAADLLRKTGEKWIQKRKTAIENGEDVPKDILTQILKTAEEENVNNTKDHEQMLDNFVTFFIAGQETTANQLSFAIMELGRHPEIYKRAKAEVDEILGTKRDISYEDLGKFTYLSQVLKETLRLYPTAPGTSRWLHEDMVINGLKIPGGCAVIFSSYVSQRLEKFFKDPLKFDPERFNVNAPKPYYCYYPFALGPRTCLGQVFSQMEAKVVLAKLLQRFEFSLVPGQSFDIKDTGTLRPKSGVICYIKHCS; encoded by the exons ATGTTCATCATATTCACCAGAAATATGATCATATACCTGGACCTCCAAGAGACAG TTTTCTGCTGGGGCATACACCTACTTTTTCCCGAGCGGCGAAATCGGATAACCTTATACAGGACTTATTTCTTGAGTG ATAAATATGGCCCTGTCTACAGGCTGAACAGTTTTCATTATATTGTGATTGAAGTCCATTGCCCCGAGGCTACAAAG ACTATGCTGATGTCACCTAAGTATCTCAAAGATCCCTTTGTCTACAAACGCCTCTTTAACTTGTTTGGAAAACG GTTTCTTGGAACCGGGTTAGTGACGGCTGCGGACCATGACGTCTGGTACAGGCAACGTCGTATCATGGACCCAGCTTTTAGCAGCAC ATACTTACGAAGCTTGATGGGCACTTTTAATGAGATGTCTGAGCGCCTGATGGACCATCTGGAGGAAATAGCCGACACTAAAACACCTGTCGTCATGCATGACCTGGTCAACTGTGTCACACTCGACGTCATTTGCAAG GCGGCGTTTGGTGTTGATTTAAATTTGTTCAAGCAAACTGACAGCCCCTTCCAGAGGGCAATAGATCAGTGTTTAAAGGGCATGGTATTCTACCTAAGAGACCCATTTTTTACA CTTTTTCCAAAGAATTGGAAGACTGTACAACAAACTAAAGATGCAGCTGATCTCCTGCGTAAAACGGGAGAGAAATGGATACAAAAAAGGAAGACAGCAATAGAAAATGGAGAAGACGTCCCCAAAGACATACTCACACAAATCCTCAAAACAGCAG AGGAGGAAAACGTTAATAACACAAAAGATCATGAGCAGATGTTGGACAATTTTGTGACTTTCTTCATTGCTG GGCAAGAGACAACAGCCAATCAGCTCTCATTTGCAATCATGGAATTAGGGAGACATCCTGAGATATATAAACG AGCTAAGGCAGAGGTGGATGAAATCCTTGGGACGAAAAGAGACATTTCATATGAAGATCTTGGAAAATTCACCTACTTGTCTCAG GTGTTGAAGGAAACGCTGCGTCTGTACCCAACTGCTCCAGGAACCAGTCGTTGGCTACATGAGGACATGGTTATAAATGGGCTGAAAATCCCAGGGGGCTGTGCTGTTATT TTCAGTTCTTATGTTTCTCAAAGACTGGAAAAGTTTTTTAAAGATCCACTGAAGTTTGATCCAGAGAGATTTAATGTGAATGCCCCAA AGCCTTATTACTGCTACTATCCATTTGCACTTGGTCCACGAACCTGTCTGGGGCAGGTCTTCTCACAG ATGGAGGCAAAAGTGGTGCTTGCCAAACTGCTTCAGAGATTTGAGTTCAGTCTGGTTCCTGGACAGTCTTTTGACATTAAAGACACGGGAACTCTACGGCCCAAGAGCGGAGTGATCTGCTACATTAAACACTGCTCATAG